A single Armatimonadota bacterium DNA region contains:
- a CDS encoding glycosyltransferase family 4 protein — protein MIKVCHLSTVHQPFDVRIFLKECRTLASAGYDTHLVVTHDGDTERDGVRIHGLPRPRDRWDRLLRASRRCLSKAIEVDADLYHFHDPELIRVGLALKRRGKKVVYDVHESHAESVLDRAYIPGPLRRLVSSRVAAAEQAADRSLDAVVAATPKIARAFSNPETVLVQNYPLLEELAPAGGRPFAERAPQAVYVGGLSLVRGAKEMAEALKHAPGLDLAIVGEPSGGLTNDAWLSNEVAPRVKTLGWKSRADVAALMSESRAGLVVYHPIRNHVESQPNKLFEYMAAGLPVVASDFPHWRDIVEREGCGVLVDPLDPAAIGSALMMLVSDPGRAQDAGQRGRTAVLERYNWTIESEKLLDLYRRLLD, from the coding sequence GTGATCAAGGTCTGCCATCTGTCGACCGTCCATCAGCCGTTCGACGTCCGCATCTTTTTGAAGGAGTGCCGGACGTTAGCCTCGGCCGGATACGACACCCACCTGGTCGTGACCCACGACGGGGACACCGAGCGCGACGGTGTCCGGATCCATGGCCTTCCCCGTCCGAGAGACCGATGGGACAGGCTCCTTCGGGCTTCACGACGGTGCCTGTCGAAGGCCATCGAAGTCGACGCGGACCTCTACCACTTCCATGATCCCGAACTGATCCGGGTCGGCCTTGCGCTGAAACGTCGCGGAAAGAAGGTCGTGTACGACGTCCACGAGTCCCATGCCGAATCGGTGCTCGACCGCGCCTACATCCCAGGCCCGCTTCGACGGCTCGTCTCGTCCCGGGTCGCGGCGGCCGAGCAAGCGGCGGACCGTAGTCTTGACGCGGTCGTGGCGGCGACGCCGAAGATCGCCCGGGCGTTTTCGAACCCGGAAACGGTCCTGGTGCAGAACTACCCACTGCTCGAAGAACTGGCCCCTGCGGGCGGGCGGCCGTTCGCCGAGCGCGCGCCGCAGGCGGTGTACGTGGGCGGTCTGTCCTTGGTCCGCGGTGCGAAGGAAATGGCGGAGGCCTTGAAGCACGCGCCGGGCCTCGATCTTGCGATCGTGGGCGAACCGTCGGGAGGATTGACGAACGACGCTTGGCTTTCCAACGAAGTCGCTCCACGGGTGAAGACGCTCGGATGGAAGTCGCGCGCCGACGTCGCAGCGTTGATGTCAGAGAGCCGGGCCGGCCTGGTCGTATACCATCCGATCCGTAACCATGTGGAGTCGCAACCGAACAAGCTTTTCGAATATATGGCCGCAGGGCTTCCCGTCGTCGCTTCAGACTTTCCTCACTGGCGGGACATCGTCGAACGGGAAGGGTGCGGAGTCCTCGTCGATCCTCTCGATCCGGCAGCGATCGGTTCGGCCCTTATGATGCTCGTGTCGGATCCCGGACGGGCCCAAGACGCCGGGCAGAGAGGACGCACCGCCGTGTTGGAGCGCTACAACTGGACGATCGAGTCCGAGAAGTTGCTCGACCTTTATCGCCGCCTCTTGGACTGA
- a CDS encoding phosphopentomutase produces MSKRAIVIVLDGVGAGEAPDAPAFGDVDHPSTLLHVWESVGGFRAPHLASLGFLAAGGIGDAPQGRYGRLRELSQGKDSVTGHWEMMGVVTERPFPTYPEGFPIPLIKDFEDEIGTQTIGNCAASGTEIIERLGPLHEDTGFPIVYTSADSVFQIACHESVVPVEKLYEYCLTARRMCKTPDDVQRVIARPFEGRAGTYKRTARRKDFPLPAPPNLVDKIGGVFGIGVVPELFDGRGFRSVGRTQSNAEHETLLWEALGSDARLVFANFEDFDMLYGHRNDPAGFAACLERFDKTLENLLGRLQSDDLLILTADHGNDPTTGSTDHSREYVPVALAGSGVTARNLGDVVGMDAVGATVAKHLGIEWPGGQALV; encoded by the coding sequence GTGAGCAAGAGGGCCATCGTCATCGTCCTCGACGGCGTCGGTGCAGGCGAGGCTCCCGATGCGCCCGCGTTCGGGGACGTCGACCATCCTTCGACGCTCCTTCACGTCTGGGAGTCGGTCGGCGGTTTTCGCGCACCGCACCTCGCTTCGCTCGGATTCCTTGCCGCCGGCGGGATCGGTGACGCCCCCCAGGGGCGGTATGGACGGCTCCGCGAGCTGAGTCAAGGGAAGGACAGCGTCACAGGCCATTGGGAAATGATGGGGGTCGTGACCGAACGGCCTTTCCCGACGTATCCGGAAGGGTTTCCGATCCCCTTGATCAAAGACTTCGAGGACGAGATCGGTACCCAGACGATCGGCAACTGTGCCGCCAGCGGCACCGAGATCATCGAGCGGCTCGGGCCTCTCCACGAAGACACGGGGTTCCCCATCGTCTACACCAGTGCGGACAGCGTTTTCCAGATCGCGTGTCACGAGAGCGTCGTCCCGGTCGAAAAGCTCTACGAGTACTGCCTGACGGCGCGGCGGATGTGCAAGACGCCCGACGACGTCCAACGCGTGATCGCCCGGCCCTTCGAAGGCCGGGCGGGCACCTACAAAAGGACGGCACGCCGCAAGGACTTCCCCCTGCCCGCCCCGCCCAACCTTGTCGACAAGATCGGCGGCGTCTTCGGCATCGGCGTCGTGCCCGAGTTGTTCGACGGGAGAGGCTTCCGCTCAGTCGGTCGGACCCAATCGAACGCGGAGCACGAAACCCTGTTGTGGGAAGCTCTCGGCTCCGACGCGCGGCTCGTCTTCGCGAACTTCGAAGACTTCGACATGCTCTATGGCCACCGGAACGACCCGGCGGGCTTTGCAGCATGTCTCGAGCGGTTCGACAAGACGCTGGAAAACCTCTTGGGCCGGCTCCAAAGCGACGATCTGCTGATCTTGACCGCGGACCACGGCAACGACCCGACGACAGGATCGACCGACCACTCCCGAGAGTACGTGCCGGTGGCCTTGGCCGGATCGGGCGTGACCGCCCGAAACTTGGGCGACGTCGTGGGAATGGACGCGGTCGGGGCCACGGTCGCCAAGCATCTCGGGATCGAGTGGCCGGGCGGACAAGCTTTGGTCTAG
- a CDS encoding helix-turn-helix transcriptional regulator produces the protein MVRYHKASLAQLPELRTCGAFGDEADRTEWVQPSDAWQGLLFHNSGTFTMNGTVYPLEPFDLFIVPPTSRCTVVRSGSGVTVYDYFTFVPSKEQRDIVGLPVRSSLGGEGHFWDIEFRKCLNRLQFSRTSSNVLVWSLLWSVAQPEHVALKSVYTEDAQRIMESRMSERLRIADVCAELHVSQSQLNRHFLSDLGRTPHQFLADCRAIRAHHLLTTTTDPIKQVAAACGIPNVQQFNRFVNLRFGIPPRELRKRRGIVDVFRTGDLDKARGKA, from the coding sequence ATGGTCCGCTATCACAAGGCCTCGCTGGCCCAACTCCCGGAACTCCGTACGTGCGGGGCGTTCGGGGACGAAGCAGACCGCACCGAGTGGGTGCAGCCGTCAGACGCCTGGCAGGGTTTGCTCTTCCACAATTCGGGCACGTTCACGATGAACGGGACGGTCTATCCGCTCGAACCGTTCGACCTGTTCATCGTTCCGCCGACGAGCCGGTGCACGGTCGTCCGGTCGGGTTCAGGCGTCACCGTCTACGACTATTTCACGTTTGTCCCCTCGAAGGAACAGCGTGACATCGTCGGACTCCCCGTACGTTCGAGTCTCGGCGGTGAAGGACACTTTTGGGACATCGAGTTCCGTAAGTGCCTGAACCGTCTGCAGTTCTCAAGGACGAGCTCCAACGTGCTGGTCTGGTCCCTGCTGTGGTCGGTCGCCCAGCCAGAGCACGTCGCGCTCAAAAGCGTCTACACCGAGGACGCACAGAGGATCATGGAGTCCCGGATGAGCGAACGCCTCAGGATCGCCGACGTCTGCGCCGAGCTGCACGTTTCCCAGAGTCAGTTGAACCGGCATTTCCTGAGCGACCTGGGTCGCACCCCTCACCAGTTCCTGGCCGATTGCCGCGCGATCCGGGCCCACCACTTGTTGACCACGACGACCGATCCGATCAAGCAGGTCGCGGCGGCCTGTGGAATCCCGAACGTCCAACAGTTCAACCGCTTCGTCAACCTCCGGTTCGGGATCCCGCCGCGAGAATTGCGCAAGAGACGAGGGATCGTCGACGTGTTCAGGACCGGCGACCTCGACAAAGCCCGCGGGAAAGCGTAG
- a CDS encoding zinc ribbon domain-containing protein, translating to MERTPALDSVRLLCQPLWVPVFEFRCHDCGKKFALLVGMTAEAHDDVCPHCGGRSFSKLVSRFRKGRSEDDRVEELADRLESVGEPDSPAEMRTMVREMGKAMDDDMSDEMEEMFEADMEAPEEA from the coding sequence GTGGAGAGGACGCCGGCCCTTGACTCTGTCCGGCTCCTGTGTCAGCCTCTTTGGGTGCCCGTGTTCGAGTTCCGATGCCATGACTGTGGCAAGAAGTTCGCCCTTCTCGTCGGCATGACGGCCGAGGCCCACGACGACGTCTGTCCCCATTGCGGCGGCCGGTCGTTCTCCAAACTCGTGTCACGCTTTCGAAAGGGCCGGAGCGAAGACGACCGGGTCGAGGAACTCGCCGACCGCCTCGAGAGCGTCGGAGAACCGGACAGTCCGGCCGAAATGAGGACCATGGTCCGGGAAATGGGGAAAGCGATGGACGACGACATGAGCGACGAAATGGAGGAGATGTTCGAGGCCGACATGGAGGCGCCGGAAGAGGCGTGA
- a CDS encoding thymidine kinase: protein MYAGKSEELIRLARRALYAKKKVQVFKPALDDRYHARMVVTHMDVKHEAVPVKDVAELRAAIEPDVDVVCIEEAQFFDRSISDLAVTLADNGVEVVLAGLDQDFRRQPFGPMPELLALADEVVKLRAICMKCGRTASHTYRQVDGRPAHKDDPVVLIGATERYEARCRNCYELRGERKKRLR from the coding sequence ATGTACGCCGGAAAGAGCGAAGAGCTGATACGGCTCGCACGCCGAGCCCTTTACGCGAAGAAGAAGGTGCAAGTGTTCAAGCCCGCGCTCGACGACCGTTACCACGCCCGGATGGTCGTCACCCACATGGACGTCAAGCACGAAGCCGTGCCGGTCAAGGACGTCGCCGAACTTCGGGCGGCGATCGAGCCGGACGTCGATGTCGTCTGTATCGAAGAAGCCCAGTTCTTCGATCGCTCGATCTCGGACCTGGCCGTGACCCTCGCCGACAACGGGGTCGAAGTCGTCCTTGCGGGCCTCGACCAAGACTTCCGCCGACAACCGTTCGGGCCGATGCCCGAGCTTTTGGCGCTCGCCGACGAGGTCGTCAAACTCCGCGCGATCTGTATGAAGTGCGGCCGCACGGCCAGCCACACCTATCGGCAAGTGGACGGACGCCCGGCCCACAAGGACGATCCTGTCGTCCTGATCGGAGCGACCGAACGTTACGAAGCCCGGTGCAGGAACTGCTACGAACTTCGCGGCGAACGGAAGAAGCGGTTGAGATAG
- a CDS encoding DUF1080 domain-containing protein, translated as MGTWRVLSACLGAMVWASADAQRPVNLQRGVDVGGGKSFTEAGRQLFLQAGRNDVRVEAVGDSIETWSNGKPGAVVRDAMTLHGFIAFQVHTIGQDASKLASEIRGKNVRLTDLTPQDNTLSAREKSDGWRLLWDGKTGKGWRGAKLQGFPTKGWEMKDGVLSVLPSGGKEAAAGGDIVTTARYSDFELLVDFRITEGANSGIKVFCQPNLDPVTGTGAKADTGSAIGLEYQILDDLRHPDAKLGRDGNRTLGSLYDLLTAGPAKRPEPVGEWNTARIVSKGRHVEHWLNGSKILEYDRGSEAFSAAVSASKFKSIPGFGLWADGHVLLQDHGDRVSFKNIKIRTTEASK; from the coding sequence ATGGGAACCTGGCGAGTGCTTTCCGCGTGTCTCGGAGCAATGGTCTGGGCGTCGGCAGACGCGCAACGCCCCGTCAACCTGCAGCGGGGAGTCGACGTAGGCGGGGGCAAGTCGTTCACGGAAGCGGGACGCCAGCTGTTCCTCCAAGCCGGTCGGAACGACGTCCGCGTCGAAGCCGTCGGTGACTCGATCGAGACTTGGTCGAACGGCAAACCCGGCGCGGTGGTCCGCGACGCCATGACCCTGCACGGGTTCATCGCCTTCCAAGTCCATACGATCGGCCAAGACGCCTCGAAGCTCGCGTCCGAGATCCGAGGGAAGAACGTCCGCCTGACCGACCTCACGCCGCAGGACAACACCCTGAGCGCTCGGGAAAAATCCGACGGTTGGCGCCTCCTTTGGGACGGAAAGACTGGCAAGGGATGGCGGGGCGCCAAGCTCCAAGGTTTCCCGACAAAGGGTTGGGAGATGAAGGACGGCGTCTTGAGCGTCCTTCCTTCGGGAGGAAAGGAGGCTGCTGCAGGCGGCGACATCGTGACGACAGCGCGGTACAGCGACTTCGAACTGCTTGTCGATTTCAGGATCACCGAGGGCGCCAACAGCGGGATCAAAGTGTTCTGCCAGCCTAATCTGGATCCTGTGACCGGGACCGGGGCGAAGGCGGACACCGGCTCGGCGATCGGACTCGAATACCAGATCCTGGACGATCTGCGTCACCCCGACGCCAAGCTTGGGAGGGACGGAAACCGGACGCTAGGATCGCTTTACGACCTTCTGACCGCCGGTCCTGCCAAACGGCCAGAGCCCGTCGGCGAATGGAACACGGCCCGCATCGTGTCCAAGGGACGGCACGTCGAGCACTGGCTCAACGGATCGAAGATCCTGGAATATGACCGTGGTTCGGAAGCCTTCTCGGCGGCCGTGTCGGCCAGTAAGTTCAAATCAATCCCAGGATTCGGGCTGTGGGCCGACGGCCACGTTCTCCTGCAGGACCATGGAGACCGCGTGTCGTTCAAGAACATCAAGATCCGCACGACGGAGGCATCGAAATGA
- a CDS encoding Gfo/Idh/MocA family oxidoreductase, producing MKGKDTHGRLDRRTFLKGALALGGAASTPGVFGAVSRLGRVSPNEKVSLACVGIGNRGYDDLKALMDTGLVDVVALCDTELGGPRTARALGLCPQAARFLDFRDMFDKVGKSIDAVCVATPDHSHFAVTMLAVSQGKHVYVEKPLAHSFKQIGLLAAAEKRHKVACQMGNQGHSEANYFQFKAWTEAGIIKNVTKITAFMNSPRRWHGKVYEGYLPVQTPAGPMDWDAWTATAREHPYNEGYLNGDWRAWFDYGNGALGDWGAHIFDTAHEFLHLGLPEEVDPVRIDGHSRFIFPQATTLAFKFPRRGSMPPVELTWYDGVQNMPPLPDAFGGSVVDPNIPAPSKGTIDVKNLAPGKVIYGEGLTFKGGSHASTLEIVPKEAARDLKLPDVPKTTSNHFLNFVRACQGEEKCRSNFAVAAPLCQAMAVGIIAQQVDAKLKFDRRTKRITNHALADSLLDGPPPRKGWEQFYKL from the coding sequence ATGAAAGGAAAAGACACGCACGGCCGACTCGACCGACGCACGTTCCTTAAAGGGGCCCTCGCTCTGGGCGGGGCAGCCTCCACACCCGGCGTCTTCGGGGCGGTCAGCCGTCTCGGCCGAGTGTCCCCGAACGAAAAAGTCTCTCTCGCGTGCGTCGGCATCGGTAACCGGGGGTACGACGATCTTAAAGCTTTGATGGACACCGGCCTCGTCGACGTCGTGGCCCTCTGCGACACCGAGCTCGGCGGGCCGAGGACGGCTCGCGCCCTCGGCCTGTGCCCGCAAGCCGCCCGGTTCTTGGACTTCCGCGACATGTTCGACAAGGTCGGCAAGTCGATCGACGCTGTGTGCGTCGCCACGCCCGACCACTCCCACTTCGCCGTCACGATGCTCGCCGTCTCTCAAGGCAAACACGTGTACGTCGAGAAGCCTCTGGCCCATAGCTTCAAACAGATCGGTCTGCTGGCGGCCGCCGAAAAGCGGCACAAAGTCGCCTGCCAAATGGGGAACCAGGGGCATTCCGAGGCCAACTACTTCCAATTCAAGGCCTGGACCGAGGCAGGGATCATCAAGAACGTCACGAAGATCACGGCGTTCATGAACAGCCCGCGACGGTGGCACGGCAAAGTCTACGAGGGCTATTTGCCCGTCCAGACGCCGGCCGGCCCGATGGACTGGGACGCTTGGACCGCGACGGCTCGCGAACACCCGTACAACGAGGGCTACCTGAACGGGGATTGGCGGGCGTGGTTCGACTATGGGAACGGAGCTTTGGGGGACTGGGGCGCCCATATCTTCGACACGGCCCACGAATTCCTACACCTCGGACTGCCCGAAGAGGTCGACCCGGTCCGGATCGATGGGCACAGCCGCTTCATCTTCCCTCAGGCCACGACCTTAGCGTTCAAGTTTCCGCGACGGGGCTCGATGCCCCCGGTCGAGCTCACCTGGTACGACGGCGTCCAGAACATGCCGCCCTTGCCCGACGCCTTTGGAGGTTCGGTGGTGGACCCGAACATCCCGGCCCCGAGCAAGGGAACGATCGACGTCAAGAACCTGGCGCCTGGAAAGGTGATTTACGGCGAAGGCTTGACCTTCAAGGGCGGTTCGCACGCGTCGACTCTCGAGATCGTTCCCAAGGAGGCGGCCCGTGACCTGAAGCTACCGGACGTCCCCAAGACGACGTCGAACCACTTCTTGAACTTTGTCCGGGCGTGCCAGGGCGAAGAAAAGTGCCGTTCGAACTTCGCCGTAGCCGCACCGCTGTGCCAGGCGATGGCCGTCGGCATCATCGCGCAGCAGGTCGACGCGAAACTCAAGTTCGACCGACGTACAAAGCGCATCACCAACCACGCCTTGGCCGATTCCCTCCTCGACGGCCCACCCCCGCGAAAGGGTTGGGAGCAGTTCTACAAGCTTTGA
- the rpsO gene encoding 30S ribosomal protein S15 gives MPLPQTKKENVIKSYATKDGDTGSTEVQIAVLQARIEQITEHLKVNKKDFHSRAGLLKLVGKRRRLEAYLRAKDVVKYRELIGKLGIREVRPR, from the coding sequence ATGCCGTTGCCGCAGACGAAGAAGGAAAACGTGATCAAGTCCTACGCCACAAAGGACGGGGACACCGGTTCGACGGAGGTCCAGATCGCCGTTCTGCAGGCCAGGATCGAGCAGATCACGGAGCACCTCAAGGTCAACAAGAAGGATTTCCACAGCCGGGCCGGCCTGTTGAAGCTCGTCGGTAAGAGGCGCAGGCTCGAAGCCTATCTGCGGGCCAAGGACGTGGTCAAGTACCGCGAACTGATCGGAAAACTCGGGATCCGCGAAGTCCGCCCGCGCTGA
- a CDS encoding DUF1501 domain-containing protein, translating into MDWERHVKNITRRALFKEVGYGIGGLALTGLLAEAARASSPGFRALGQERHDPMAPKKPHFPAKAKSVIYLFMAGAPSQVDLFDPKPTLTKYDGQDCPPELLKGERFAFIRGTPKLMGSPHKFAQAGQSGQWVSELLPHFREIADDVTVVRSVHTSQFNHAPAQIFMNTGFQIPGRPSMGAWLTYGLGSESKDLPGYVVLISGENNPDGGKWCYGSGFLPTVYQGVELRSKGDPVLFVSNPEGVSSDVRRDTLDAVRDLNQMEHARVLDPEIETRIAQYELAYRMQTSVPELTDISKEPAEVHEMYGTEPGKKSFANNCLLARRLVERGVRFVQLYHRGWDHHGTGDGNDIVKGLHNLCDQTDRAAAALIKDLKQRGMLDDTIVIWGGEFGRTPMNEARGGDMRFKGRDHHPHAFTMWMAGGGIKAGTSYGSTDELGYTIASDPLDVNDLHATVLHLMGMDHTRLTYPFQGREFRLTDVAGQVVEGLLA; encoded by the coding sequence ATGGACTGGGAGCGCCACGTTAAGAACATCACCCGTCGGGCCCTGTTCAAGGAAGTCGGCTACGGGATCGGAGGGCTGGCCCTTACCGGTCTTCTCGCGGAAGCCGCCCGCGCTTCGAGTCCGGGCTTTCGTGCCCTCGGACAAGAGCGCCACGACCCGATGGCGCCGAAGAAGCCGCACTTTCCTGCCAAAGCGAAGTCCGTCATCTACCTGTTCATGGCCGGGGCGCCCAGCCAGGTCGACCTCTTCGACCCCAAGCCGACCTTGACGAAGTACGACGGTCAGGACTGTCCTCCCGAACTCCTGAAGGGTGAACGGTTCGCCTTCATCCGCGGCACGCCCAAACTCATGGGCTCCCCTCACAAGTTCGCCCAAGCGGGGCAAAGCGGCCAATGGGTCAGTGAACTCCTCCCGCATTTCCGCGAGATCGCCGACGACGTCACGGTCGTCCGATCGGTCCACACGAGCCAGTTCAACCATGCTCCGGCCCAGATCTTCATGAACACAGGGTTCCAGATCCCCGGCCGGCCGAGCATGGGCGCGTGGCTCACCTACGGCCTCGGTTCTGAGTCCAAAGATCTGCCCGGCTATGTCGTCCTCATTTCTGGCGAGAACAACCCGGACGGCGGGAAGTGGTGCTATGGCAGCGGCTTCCTCCCGACCGTCTATCAAGGTGTCGAACTGCGTTCGAAAGGCGATCCCGTCCTGTTCGTCTCGAACCCGGAAGGCGTCTCGTCGGACGTCCGGCGCGACACCTTAGACGCCGTCCGCGACCTGAACCAAATGGAACACGCCCGGGTCCTCGACCCGGAGATCGAGACCCGGATCGCGCAGTACGAGCTGGCCTACCGGATGCAGACGAGCGTGCCCGAACTCACAGACATCTCGAAAGAGCCCGCCGAAGTCCACGAGATGTACGGGACGGAACCAGGCAAGAAGAGCTTTGCGAACAATTGCCTTCTGGCCCGCAGGCTCGTCGAACGGGGCGTCCGGTTCGTGCAGCTCTACCACCGGGGCTGGGACCACCACGGTACGGGGGACGGCAACGACATCGTGAAAGGGCTGCACAACCTGTGCGACCAGACCGACCGTGCCGCGGCCGCCTTGATCAAAGACCTCAAGCAGCGCGGCATGCTCGACGACACGATCGTCATCTGGGGCGGCGAGTTCGGCCGTACGCCCATGAACGAAGCCCGCGGGGGCGACATGCGGTTTAAGGGCCGAGACCATCACCCTCATGCCTTCACGATGTGGATGGCCGGAGGCGGGATCAAAGCCGGCACGTCGTACGGATCGACGGACGAACTCGGTTACACGATCGCCAGCGACCCGCTCGACGTGAACGACCTCCATGCCACGGTGCTGCACTTGATGGGAATGGACCACACACGGCTGACGTATCCGTTCCAGGGTCGCGAGTTCCGCTTGACCGACGTCGCAGGCCAGGTCGTGGAAGGCCTCCTGGCTTGA
- a CDS encoding DUF1501 domain-containing protein, whose amino-acid sequence MRPELFELQDRFNRRTFLKRTGGVGLAALAAILTDESLAATLRTGGPDDEKRFGGLPGVPHFAPKAKRVIYLFQSGAPSQLELFDYKPKLAERRGEDLPSSVRMGQRLTGMTSGQAKFPVAPSVFKFSQHGQGGAWFSELLPNLAASADDICVVKSMFTEAINHDPAVTFLQTGFQLAGRPSIGAWLSYGLGTLNNDLPAYVVLTSIGSGRKDDQPLYDRLWGSGFLPTAHQGVKFRNTGDPVLFLTDPHGIDRETRREMLDDVMGLNQERKSVMGDPEIDTRIAQYELAFRMQTSVPELLDIKKEPAAVLEMYGPAVTRPGSFAYNCLLARRLAERGVRFVQLYHMGWDHHFNLPNAVKLQAEDIDQPSAALIKDLKQRGMFDETLIVWGGEFGRTVYSQGELKETDYGRDHHPRNFCVWLAGGGIKGGVSYGETDDFSYNIAENPVSVHDLHATMLHCLGIDHKRLTFLYQGRDFRLTDVFGDVVTDWLR is encoded by the coding sequence ATGCGCCCCGAACTGTTCGAACTCCAAGACCGGTTCAACCGCCGAACGTTCCTCAAACGGACGGGCGGGGTCGGGCTCGCCGCGCTTGCCGCGATCCTCACCGACGAATCCTTGGCGGCGACGCTTCGGACGGGCGGCCCCGACGACGAGAAGCGGTTCGGCGGATTACCAGGCGTGCCTCATTTCGCGCCAAAGGCCAAGCGCGTCATCTACCTCTTCCAGAGCGGCGCGCCGAGCCAACTCGAACTCTTCGACTACAAACCGAAACTGGCCGAGCGACGTGGAGAGGACCTCCCGTCCAGCGTGCGCATGGGCCAGCGCCTGACCGGAATGACGAGCGGACAGGCAAAGTTCCCTGTCGCGCCGAGCGTCTTCAAGTTCAGCCAGCACGGCCAAGGTGGAGCCTGGTTCAGCGAACTGCTTCCCAACCTCGCCGCGTCTGCCGACGACATCTGTGTCGTCAAGTCGATGTTCACCGAGGCGATCAACCACGATCCTGCCGTCACGTTCCTCCAGACCGGGTTCCAACTCGCGGGACGGCCGAGCATCGGCGCATGGCTCAGCTACGGCCTCGGGACCCTCAACAACGACCTTCCCGCGTACGTCGTCCTCACCAGCATCGGGAGCGGCCGCAAGGACGACCAACCTCTTTACGACAGGCTCTGGGGAAGCGGCTTCCTCCCCACCGCCCACCAGGGTGTCAAGTTCCGCAACACGGGCGACCCCGTCCTCTTCCTCACCGACCCGCACGGTATCGACCGCGAGACCCGCCGCGAGATGCTCGACGACGTCATGGGGCTCAACCAGGAACGGAAGTCGGTCATGGGCGACCCCGAAATCGACACCCGGATCGCACAGTACGAACTCGCGTTCCGGATGCAGACCTCGGTCCCCGAGCTGCTCGACATCAAAAAAGAGCCCGCAGCCGTGCTTGAAATGTACGGGCCCGCCGTCACCAGGCCCGGATCCTTCGCCTACAACTGCCTGCTCGCCAGGCGGCTCGCCGAACGGGGAGTGCGGTTCGTGCAGCTCTACCACATGGGTTGGGACCACCATTTCAACCTGCCGAACGCGGTCAAGCTCCAGGCCGAGGACATCGACCAGCCCTCTGCGGCCCTCATCAAGGACCTCAAGCAGCGCGGGATGTTCGACGAGACGCTCATCGTCTGGGGCGGCGAGTTCGGCCGCACCGTCTACTCGCAAGGCGAGCTCAAGGAGACCGATTACGGCCGCGACCATCACCCGCGCAACTTCTGCGTCTGGCTCGCGGGCGGGGGCATCAAGGGCGGCGTATCGTACGGAGAGACCGACGACTTTTCCTACAACATCGCCGAAAACCCCGTCTCCGTCCACGACCTCCATGCGACCATGCTCCACTGCCTCGGCATCGACCACAAGCGCCTGACGTTCCTCTATCAGGGACGCGACTTCCGGTTGACGGACGTCTTCGGCGACGTCGTGACGGACTGGCTGCGCTAG